One Brassica napus cultivar Da-Ae chromosome C4, Da-Ae, whole genome shotgun sequence genomic region harbors:
- the LOC125586225 gene encoding protein FAM98B-like, producing the protein MADLESALVLLLEGIPANAALLRIGGGDGGGGGDGGGEDGGGGDVELGGGGNGGGVGGDGGLTGGFDFGGHGGVWSHGGGGDGGFGGGGGGFGGDGGGGGGGGGGGGGGGGGFLS; encoded by the exons ATGGCGGATTTAGAATCAGCATTGGTGCTTCTACTAGAAGGAATACCAGCAAACGCAGCGCTTTTGAGAATTG gtggtggcgacggaggaggaggtggGGATGGGGGAGGAGAGGATGGAGGCGGTGGGGATGTGGAGTTGGGTGGTGGAGGAAACGGAGGTGGCGTTGGCGGTGATGGAGGTTTAACAGGTGGTTTTGATTTTGGTGGCCATGGAGGGGTTTGGAGTCATGGTGGCGGAGGTGACGGAGGTTTTGGCGGTGGAGGTGGTGGATTTGGTGGTgatggaggtggtggtggaggaggaggaggaggaggaggaggaggcggaGGAGGTTTTTTGAGCTAG
- the LOC106404633 gene encoding non-specific lipid-transfer protein 1 — translation MKCCKFTALALMNLLITLVSIEAAGECGRMPIGQAAASLSPCLPATKNPRGKVPPVCCAKVGALIRTNPRCLCAVVLSPLAKNAGINPGVAIAIPKRCNIRNRPAGKRCGRYIVP, via the exons ATGAAGTGTTGTAAGTTTACTGCATTGGCTTTGATGAATCTTCTAATCACATTGGTTTCCATTGAAGCGGCTGGTGAGTGTGGTCGCATGCCCATTGGTCAAGCCGCGGCTAGCTTAAGCCCGTGTTTGCCTGCTACAAAGAACCCGAGGGGTAAGGTTCCACCGGTTTGCTGTGCCAAAGTGGGTGCTCTCATCAGAACCAACCCTCGTTGTCTTTGTGCTGTCGTGCTTTCTCCTTTGGCCAAAAACGCTGGAATCAATCCTGGAGTCGCAATCGCTATTCCCAAACGTTGTAACATCCGCAACCGCCCAGCTGGCAAGCGATGTGGAC GTTACATTGTTCCATGA
- the LOC106402644 gene encoding protein MIZU-KUSSEI 1, with the protein MTKLDVLRRYLLPCVSPPTNPTAAPPSTGPVSKKRLSTSLRDDIDVQDSASSSASSSEATSFAAAVDSDSDYLSVATQPPRPSKTMVIGTLFGRRKGHVWFCVQHDRLSVKPLLLLELSIATSQLVHEMGSGLVRVALECPTRPELKSCVLRSVPVWTMFCNGRKLGFAVRRSAKDETRVMLKKLESMTVGAGVLPSESGSGEADLDEVMYMRANYEHVVGSSDSESFHLINPDANSAQELSIFLLRTSA; encoded by the coding sequence atGACGAAGCTCGACGTTCTCCGTCGCTACCTCCTCCCGTGCGTCTCACCTCCGACGAATCCAACCGCCGCGCCGCCATCCACCGGACCAGTCTCCAAGAAACGTCTCAGCACTTCCCTCAGAGACGACATCGACGTCCAAGACTCCGCTTCTTCCTCCGCCTCATCCTCCGAGGCCACATCCTTCGCCGCCGCCGTTGATTCCGACTCCGACTACCTCTCCGTCGCGACGCAGCCGCCGAGACCCTCGAAGACGATGGTCATCGGTACGCTATTCGGGAGGAGAAAGGGACACGTGTGGTTCTGCGTGCAGCACGACCGTCTCTCCGTCAAACCTCTCCTCCTCCTCGAGCTCTCCATCGCGACGAGCCAGCTTGTTCACGAGATGGGTTCTGGTCTCGTTCGCGTCGCTCTTGAGTGTCCGACCCGGCCCGAGCTGAAGTCTTGCGTCTTGAGATCCGTGCCGGTTTGGACCATGTTCTGCAACGGGAGGAAGCTAGGGTTTGCTGTGAGGAGGAGCGCCAAGGACGAGACGAGAGTGATGTTGAAGAAGCTTGAGTCGATGACTGTTGGTGCGGGCGTGTTGCCGTCCGAATCCGGGTCGGGGGAAGCAGATCTTGACGAGGTTATGTATATGAGAGCGAACTACGAGCATGTTGTTGGAAGCTCTGACTCTGAGTCGTTTCATCTCATCAACCCGGATGCTAACTCGGCTCAAGAACTCAGCATCTTCTTGCTCAGAACCTCTGCCTAA
- the LOC106402643 gene encoding mitochondrial substrate carrier family protein B: protein MNIDARVSVAVDGAQSALNSAAAVRTTVADAGALSLSHKQPPQPRFGTVENLLAGGIAGAFSKTCTAPLARLTILFQLQGMQSEAAVLSKPSLWREASRIVNEEGVRAFWKGNMVTVAHRLPYSALNFYAYEKYNKFFYSNPILQSYLGNGSSSPFVHFVSGGLAGITAASATYPLDLVRTRLAAQRNTMYYQGIGHAFRTICREEGLLGLYKGLGATMLGVGPTLAINFATYESLKSFWLSHRPDDSTLIISLGCGSLAGVASSTATFPLDLVRRRKQVEGAGGRARVYNTGLFGTFKHIFKSEGMRGLYRGLLPEYYKVVPGVGITFMVYESLKTLLCPPPAP, encoded by the exons ATGAACATTGACGCTAGAGTCAGCGTGGCGGTGGACGGAGCACAGAGCGCTCTCAATTCCGCCGCCGCCGTTCGCACCACCGTCGCAGACGCCGGAGCCTTGAGTTTATCACATAAACAGCCGCCTCAGCCGCGTTTCGGCACCGTCGAGAATCTCCTCGCCGGAGGTATCGCCGGCGCCTTCAGCAAGACGTGCACCGCTCCTCTAGCTCGCCTCACAATCCTCTTTCAG ctgcAAGGAATGCAGTCAGAAGCTGCCGTGTTGAGCAAGCCGAGTTTGTGGCGTGAAGCTTCTCGTATCGTCAACGAGGAAGGAGTTAGAGCCTTTTGGAAAGGGAACATGGTTACAGTAGCGCACAGGCTTCCTTATTCGGCGTTGAACTTCTATGCATATGAGAAATATAACAAA tttttctattCGAATCCAATCTTACAGAGCTATTTAGGGAATGGTAGTAGCAGCCCGTTTGTGCACTTTGTTAGCGGTGGCTTGGCTGGAATTACAGCTGCTTCTGCTACGTATCCTCTTGATCTTGTTAGGACACGTCTTGCTGCACAG AGAAATACAATGTACTACCAGGGTATTGGTCATGCTTTCCGTACCATATGTAGAGAAGAGGGCCTTCTGGGTTTGTACAAAGGACTTGGTGCTACTATGTTG GGTGTTGGGCCAACGCTTGCAATCAACTTTGCTACGTATGAGTCTCTGAAATCATTTTGGCTATCTCATAGGCCAGATGATTCAACATTGATTATTAGCCTTGGTTGTGGAAGTCTAGCTGGGGTTGCTTCTTCTACAG CTACGTTTCCATTGGATCTTGTGAGAAGGAGAAAGCAAGTGGAAGGAGCTGGTGGAAGAGCGAGAGTGTACAACACGGGACTTTTCGGAACATTCAAACACATATTCAAGTCAGAAGGCATGAGAGGGCTGTACAGAGGATTATTGCCTGAATATTACAAAGTGGTTCCAGGCGTTGGCATCACCTTCATGGTATACGAGAGCTTGAAAACGCTCTTATGTCCTCCTCCTGCCCCTTAG